ACCTTTAAAAAATTCAGGCCTGACGTAACCTGGCAACTTTTATGGTGTGTGTTTACTCTCGTAAAACATTGGTTATGTGAGTGATAAGGCTAGAAAATAATCCGCGAGATATGAAATGTAGACTTTGTAATTTACAACATTCACAGAATTAGATTACCTCATTGCAAGAAAAAATTGAACGACACATTTCACAAGAAAATATAGACGAGGCCGAGGCCAAAttgttttgacaacattttatttGAAAGTAGCAGGGCCGGACCTATGTCACTTTAATAGGGTGTGTTCAGAAATACTATGATAATTGGGGGGGCTGGTATATACATAAGGGGGAATAAAAACAAGTTTTGGTCTTTAAAAGAGGGGATACAGTGTGTATTGAAGGTGGGACATAAAAAAACTTTTGTTTGAAAGGTTAATAAACCCAAAATGTCCGCGCGTAAAATGACATAATATTAAATATGACGAGTCTTGAAAGAACTGATGACCAGAATCATGATGGTATTTGCCGGGGTAGTATAGTGTCAATATAATTATACACTTTAGAATATATAGTGCTTGTTACAAATATAGGgggtataattattttgtatcttGCAGGGTGAGCTCAAAAAAGAGTGATCCATtgagtcaaaaaagttttgagccgatgaaattttgaaaaataccaGTGCCCATCAATATATTGAACACTCCCTTATAGCGGATGAATATATTTCAGCACTATAATACCCGGTCAATTGAACTATATTTTGAGCATAAAAAGTGAACGTGATTAAATGTTTGCCTTAGAAACAAAACACAGTAGAAGACCAAAGCGGTTCTCCCGACATAAAGTCATTATTTTCTGTCATTTTTTCGTCACAAATTCTAAAACCAATCATTCAATATGCGTGAAATCGTACATGTGCAAGCAGGCCAGTGCGGTAACCAGATTGGTGCTAAGGTAAACTGaattgattttattatttttatcctTACTTAAACTTAGGGCATCACAAACCATATCATCACTAGTATGTACataatataatacatgtaatatgtattACTGCGTGTTGATCAACAAtcaaattgtaaaaaatctaaagTCTAGGTAACTATTCAGTAACTATTcgttggtaaccatggtaactattcagtggcgtagccaggattttggtgaGGGGACAAAACTAAATTTTCGACCCCATTTAGGAGGCAAAGCCAGATTTTCGTTCCCATTTATCAACTTTTGTCCCATTTTTGGTCATTCGAACATTGAATTGCGCATAATTGCATGTATTGTTATAGTCTTAACAAACCACtgtgttttaattaattaaaattagacGATGTGTTTGTTAAACGGTCAGTCAAAGAATGTTATGCACACAAATTgatagtatttaaaaaaaatcttaaataatttttaaaagtgAGGAGGGATACCGGTGAGGCTGTATACCACGTGCCCGGTTTCCCGATCACGAAAATGCATTAAATGTTAAATGATTTAATAAtcacatttctttaaaaaaaattagaacaTTGTGACTATTGCATAGTATCAAGCATGTAATATTTTTCCTGGAATGTTTGACGCAGATTTTGTAATTTGCACCGGcgtattttgaatgcaatggtacCGGTATATTAACTGTACAAATATGTATTTTCCCCCTTTTTAAACTTGTCAAAATGTCCAATGATTGCCAGTGTTTAATGATGCTTACTATTTTATCTCCAGTTCTGGGAAGTCATCTCTGACGAGCATGGCATCGACCCAACTGGTACCTACCATGGTGATTCTGATCTTCAGTTAGAAAGAATCAACGTCTACTACAATGAAGCTACTGGTGGCAAGTACGTCCCCCGTGCTGTCCTGGTTGATCTGGAGCCCGGTACCATGGACTCTGTCCGTTCCGGACCATTCGGACAAATCTTCAGACCAGACAACTTTGTGTTCGGACAGAGTGGTGCTGGTAACAACTGGGCCAAGGGTCACTACACAGAAGGTGCTGAACTCATCGACTCTGTCCTCGATGTTGTCCGCAAGGAGGCAGAAGGCTGTGATTGCTTACAGGTAGGTTTCATGTCGGATCCTCAGCTGAATGAAACTGGTGCTGCATGAAAGATGAAGAAAAGGGAAAGTAGCaaacaaagaagaagaaaagagaaaATGAGATATTTTTGTTGTTCAAGTTTAACTTCACGAAgtatttaaagccaaattttaattttgttattctttactcaaaatgctgaaataatattagcatAAATAGCTGTCAGGAacggtttctgtccattttcagCCGAAATAACAAcgtaaagtgaaaaaaaaaaaacactggctATTTTATTTTGCCCGATGAAGTTCTATATGGGAGACTTCATAAAAATTGCTGTAGTTTTACAAGCTCCCATAATCAAGATAATACTtcgtgttatctgttgacctgaCATGATAAACACAACGAATTTTGCCGATTCCATTTAAGCGTactttgggacatgtgtaaacataacaaatatgccaaaaaatcaggtttgaaagaaATCAAGCAATTTCATGTCATATTACAAGATTGTACATTTATGGCTTTATATAATTGGCAGAAAATTGTtactcgactgctcagtgccagaagtgggtaagtgcaatagctgccattacGTAGCTGCCATgcgtagatgagtacaatatactgtgtttaTATTGCCATATGTTCACATTGGAGCTataattgcacttacccacttttggtaCTGAGCAGTAGTACTATTCTTAATGTTGAATAATTATTTACATTATCTTCTTTCATTTTTCAGGGCTTTCAACTCACACACTCCCTCGGTGGCGGCACCGGCTCCGGTATGGGCACACTGCTCATCAGCAAGGTCCGTGAAGAGTACCCTGACCGTATCATGAACACATTCAGCGTCGTCCCATCACCCAAAGTATCAGACACTGTCGTCGAACCATATAACGCAACTCTTTCTGTTCATCAACTTGTAGAAAACACAGACGAAACCTACTGTATTGACAATGAAGCCCTGTATGACATTTGCTTCCGTACCCTCAAACTCACAACACCAACATACGGTGATCTTAACCATCTCGTCTCAGCCACCATGAGCGGTGTAACCACCTGCTTAAGATTCCCAGGTCAGCTGAACGCTGATCTTCGCAAACTTGCCGTCAACATGGTACCCTTCCCACGTCTTCATTTCTTCATGCCTGGTTTCGCTCCTCTTACTAGCCGTGGTAGCCAGCAATACCGTGCCCTAACCGTCCCAGAGCTTACCCAGCAGATGTTTGATGCCAAGAACATGATGGCTGCATGCGATCCTCGTCATGGTCGTTACCTCACCGTTGCTGCTATGTTCCGTGGTCGTATGTCCATGAAGGAGGTCGATGAACAGATGCTCAACGTACAGAACAAGAACAGCAGCTACTTCGTTGAATGGATCCCCAACAACGTGAAGACCGCTGTGTGTGATATCCCACCACGTGGTCTGAAGATGTCTTCTACCTTCATCGGTAACAGCACCGCCATCCAGGAGCTGTTCAAGCGTATCTCCGAGCAGTTCACCGCTATGTTCCGTCGTAAGGCTTTCTTGCATTGGTACACTGGTGAAGGTATGGATGAGATGGAGTTCACTGAGGCTGAGAGCAACATGAATGACTTGGTATCAGAGTACCAACAATACCAGGATGCAACAGCAGAAGAGGAGGGAGAATTTGATGAAGAAGAAGACCAGGAAGAAGCTTAAGAACGTTCTGTGTTAGTCTACATGTACAACCAAAGACTTTTCTACATTTCACTTGTCTTCCCGCGGTTTGTTAACTCAGTATTTCTTTTAAGATCGTATCTTTGGCAATCTTTTCACTAAATCATTTTATGTCGAAAAAAACTGTGAGCGAAAATGAAGCAAATGATCAAGCCGTAAGAACTAACCATAAACTAAATCAATGACACAATGAGTTGAACTGTAACCaaataatttgagcttaattCATCATTTAttgtaacaaaatgttttttcGCTCTTAATTTCGTTTATCATGGAAGACCGAATTAAGACTAGGCTAGTTATGACGCGACGTCAGGTcaaaggcgcggtgtgattggttgctgacctgcgcagtacggcatttttggtctgattgacaggacgtcattatgcaaactagtctttttaattctgtcttcagtTATAATTCGAAATTCCTGAAATATGATAATGATTATTCTAACATGAAATATAACAGTATTTTACGAAATATAAATTCCGGGTTTCTACATTATACGTTATTGTCGATTATTTAGACATTCTTGGATGAATtttgaaagacattaattttccatacaattatatttgaaaaaaatggaattttataatttttattttgccattctGGAACGAATTGATGTGTGTGAGATGTGAATGTGTGTGTGATGGTTGTGTTTTTTGTTTAGTAACCTTTGTTAATGTTTATACAGGGTGCAACAATAGTCAAGTAATTCTGCGTACGCTGCACATCCTACATTTGTTTTTGCTGAGTGtatatatttgtttgtatttttatgataaattatggaAATAGAAATGAACTATTTGAAATGGATGATAATTAATCATTCCCAATTACGGCAAATAAAACCAAGTTTAATTTGTATACAGAATATGTTTCTTAAGTATACAAAAattgttattaattatttataatgAGTTAAAATAACATAATCATAAttaaaattcaatacatttttggTCACAGTGGGCAGCGAAAATCTGTCAAGTGTGAGAGGCCTGTGGTTTGGCAACGTGTGCTAAATATCCCCAAATTTattcaatttatattatatttatttttgattATATTAAATTGTTGTATCTTCAAGTCATTTGCTATGTATTTCCACATTAAACATTTTATATgttggaattattattattattatgttattatattatgtttttcATGCAATACTATATCCACTACATGTCTTACTTATACGTgacaaatgtgctattccagttgaaatccatacacccctatggaaaacgtgacattaatctttcacagagggagtgtgaatttcaaatgggattaccagaATCGGTGACTCCATTGTGGTGGATTAATGTTatgtcttcccagcaaacacaaaaacgttttaaaaacgttttaaataagttatattttgggttttggtttaggtaaaaacgttttaataacattaaaatgtcgggttatataaaggtcatgatcatgttttaaaacgttttgtttgaaaacacactaaaacaatatttttaaatgttttcaaaaaatgttattgtaaactatatttgcaaacatttttgccaaatattgtgtcaatacttaaataacattatgttaaaatatttgaacccagcaaacacagaaatgttcttaaaatgttttttcaaaaccttttaataacatttaaatgtcgggttatataaaggtcatgaaaatgtttttaaaacgttattgaaaatattttgggcaaacatttttcgcaaaatattttttcaaccccaaaataacattctgtttagaatgttttgtatcatgttttcaagaatgtctttggaatgttattaaaacgtttttataccctttatataacccgacatttaaacgttttctgtaaatcatttttgtttgctgagcagtagattatcaaaaaatgttttttaaggttatgaaaacgttttatactcttaatataccctttatataacccgacattaaaacgttttctgacaaccttttataaccttttgcgaatgatgtcgaaaacgttttgtgtttgctgggttgtctgGCATAAGGGATGGATTTCACTcgggaatttcaactggaataacctagccaaatatgtttagatgaatttgaataaaaattagaAACCGTGCTTTAAAACATATGTTCTATGCGTCGTCTTTGTTGTGGGTCATCCTGAAGACagttactcagcaaacacaaaacgtttcacaagcaacatttaaatgttataaacagtggcgtagatttctttttgacattgggggggatggtgttgaaaaaaattcttgaagaatagtgaatccagcaccttttggcgacagaataagttgatattacaaatgcgcgcgaagcgcgtgaaaaattttactattttgaagctaaactgatgaaatatgatgctaaagtggaataaatgtgcgcgaagcgtgcgaaaatttgcacttttggggctaaaatgggcaaatatgaggttaatttggtcagaaacctatattcaggcgtcaacattggggggatgattgtatggagcatccccccctggcaaaatattggggggggataaatccccccatcccccgggatctacgcctatggttatAAAGAGTATGTAACATGTCAAACGtttcaataaataataattattgttgtaaaCTTAATATGATCATGTTATATTAGTGTTAacgaaatgttttgcaaaaatgttcgccaaaaatattttgaaagtatcTATATAAGGTGGTGTCATTTTcctgggggaggggggtcatGACTCCCCATATCTCGAATTGAGTTTATGACCCCCTACCTCGGGTTGAACTTGACTCCCCCTCCACTCCCCCCCCCTCCGCCACCGGCACCACTATTTCACGCACAGAGCCCCAAAACAAATTATTCCCAAAAGGTCAGGAAATGTATTTTGTTCGCCTTTTGGGAAACAAATTCGTACGTAGCGAGAGAAATTTTAATTGTAACCATGATAACTGCCACGAATGCGCGCGAAAACTCTGATTATAACAGCAATTTTGGCCAATATTTAAATGTCACTTTAATAGTTACATGCTCTTGATAATTTTGTGAAAAACAATTGAACAGACGAAAATAACCAGTTCTAT
This DNA window, taken from Amphiura filiformis chromosome 16, Afil_fr2py, whole genome shotgun sequence, encodes the following:
- the LOC140135464 gene encoding tubulin beta chain-like, producing MREIVHVQAGQCGNQIGAKFWEVISDEHGIDPTGTYHGDSDLQLERINVYYNEATGGKYVPRAVLVDLEPGTMDSVRSGPFGQIFRPDNFVFGQSGAGNNWAKGHYTEGAELIDSVLDVVRKEAEGCDCLQGFQLTHSLGGGTGSGMGTLLISKVREEYPDRIMNTFSVVPSPKVSDTVVEPYNATLSVHQLVENTDETYCIDNEALYDICFRTLKLTTPTYGDLNHLVSATMSGVTTCLRFPGQLNADLRKLAVNMVPFPRLHFFMPGFAPLTSRGSQQYRALTVPELTQQMFDAKNMMAACDPRHGRYLTVAAMFRGRMSMKEVDEQMLNVQNKNSSYFVEWIPNNVKTAVCDIPPRGLKMSSTFIGNSTAIQELFKRISEQFTAMFRRKAFLHWYTGEGMDEMEFTEAESNMNDLVSEYQQYQDATAEEEGEFDEEEDQEEA